A part of Pristiophorus japonicus isolate sPriJap1 chromosome 15, sPriJap1.hap1, whole genome shotgun sequence genomic DNA contains:
- the LOC139281517 gene encoding small ribosomal subunit protein uS14-like, with product MGHPQLYWSHPRKVGQGSHSCRVCANRHSLIRKYGRSMCHQSFRQYAKDIIKLD from the coding sequence ATGGGTCACCCACAGCTCTACTGGTCTCATCCCAGGAAGGTCGGCCAGGGCTCCCACTCATGCCGAGTCTGTGCCAACCGACACAGCCTGATCCGGAAGTACGGCCGAAGCATGTGCCACCAGAGCTTCAGACAATACGCCAAGGACATCATTAAGTTGGATTAA